Proteins encoded in a region of the Novibacillus thermophilus genome:
- a CDS encoding F0F1 ATP synthase subunit delta, which produces MRVVAKRYAEALFELARERGQLDRVVEEIELVSQSVQDHDALAAFLRHPRITADEKQQVVSNIFGTQLSDISRNFISLLIERGRQALLPFVSEELTELANESRGVSVGEAVTAIKLSEADLNRLESRFSALVGKKVKLQNKVEPGIQGGVLVRIADRVYDGSVAGKLARFQRRLQETQV; this is translated from the coding sequence ATGAGAGTTGTGGCCAAAAGGTACGCGGAAGCGTTGTTTGAGTTGGCCCGAGAGCGGGGACAATTAGATCGGGTGGTCGAGGAAATAGAACTCGTCAGCCAAAGTGTGCAGGATCACGATGCGCTTGCCGCTTTTCTGCGTCACCCGCGCATTACGGCGGATGAGAAACAGCAGGTCGTTTCCAACATCTTTGGCACCCAGTTAAGCGACATCAGCCGCAATTTTATCAGCCTGCTCATCGAGAGAGGGAGACAGGCGCTGCTTCCGTTCGTGTCTGAGGAGCTGACAGAGCTTGCCAACGAATCCCGCGGTGTTTCAGTGGGAGAGGCCGTCACGGCGATAAAGCTCTCGGAAGCGGATTTAAACCGGTTAGAATCGAGGTTTAGTGCCCTCGTCGGCAAAAAAGTGAAGCTTCAGAACAAAGTGGAACCGGGTATTCAAGGCGGTGTACTCGTGCGGATTGCCGACCGGGTGTACGACGGGAGTGTGGCCGGGAAATTGGCACGGTTCCAGAGACGATTGCAAGAGACGCAAGTTTAA
- the atpF gene encoding F0F1 ATP synthase subunit B: MGGIEISWGTTLYQLVVFIILFLLLKRYAFGPLLNVMQTRQEKVEKDLAEAEKNRQEAEKLLAEQREEMSKVRREAQEILERAKQTADKQAQDLLAQAREEAERLKEDAQKEIQREKEQALAAVRDQVGALSVMLASKIIEKEIDEAAQKTLVDDYLKDVGERI; encoded by the coding sequence ATGGGAGGCATAGAGATATCGTGGGGCACGACACTGTACCAACTGGTCGTGTTCATCATTTTGTTTCTCCTGCTGAAACGGTACGCATTCGGCCCCCTCTTGAACGTGATGCAGACGCGGCAAGAGAAAGTGGAAAAGGATTTGGCCGAGGCCGAGAAAAATCGGCAAGAAGCTGAGAAACTGCTCGCAGAGCAGCGGGAGGAAATGTCGAAGGTCCGCCGCGAAGCTCAAGAAATTTTGGAGCGGGCAAAACAGACTGCCGATAAACAGGCGCAAGACTTACTGGCGCAAGCGCGCGAGGAGGCTGAGCGGCTGAAGGAGGACGCACAGAAGGAAATTCAGCGCGAAAAGGAACAGGCGCTGGCGGCGGTGCGGGACCAAGTCGGGGCGCTGTCTGTCATGCTCGCGTCGAAGATCATTGAGAAAGAAATCGACGAAGCGGCGCAGAAGACGTTGGTCGACGACTACTTGAAAGATGTAGGGGAGCGCATATGA
- the atpE gene encoding F0F1 ATP synthase subunit C yields MELGLLAAGIAAGLAAIGAGIGDGLVISRAIEGMARNPEMSNRLQTTMFIGFGLVEALPIISIVIAFMLMFL; encoded by the coding sequence GTGGAATTAGGTTTGTTAGCAGCTGGGATCGCCGCAGGTCTTGCGGCCATTGGAGCAGGGATCGGTGACGGCCTGGTCATTAGCCGTGCCATCGAAGGGATGGCCCGTAACCCCGAAATGTCCAACAGGTTGCAGACGACGATGTTCATCGGGTTTGGGCTCGTCGAGGCGCTGCCGATCATCTCTATCGTGATTGCCTTTATGCTGATGTTCTTGTAA
- the atpB gene encoding F0F1 ATP synthase subunit A: MEHESPIVTFMGLDFNLSTMLMSTIAAAIVFILAIAGSRNARIQNVKGMQMFLEWVVDFVKGLIASTMDYKKGERFLALALTLIMFIFVSNMLGLPFALSIDHELWWKSPTADAHVTLTLSAMVVILSHYYGLKLRGPAAYAREYFKPNPLFFPINVIEEFAKILTLGLRLFGNIYAGEVLLGLLVLGYNAGFFAMLGAAIPMLVWQGFSIFVGTIQAFIFTVLTLAYMKQKIEGH; encoded by the coding sequence TTGGAACACGAGTCGCCAATTGTCACCTTCATGGGACTGGACTTTAACTTGTCAACGATGCTCATGTCGACGATTGCGGCCGCGATTGTCTTTATCCTCGCCATCGCCGGGTCCCGAAATGCCCGCATCCAAAACGTGAAAGGCATGCAGATGTTTCTGGAGTGGGTGGTGGACTTCGTCAAAGGCTTGATCGCTTCGACGATGGACTACAAAAAGGGCGAGCGATTTCTAGCCCTTGCATTGACCCTCATCATGTTCATCTTTGTCTCCAACATGTTGGGGTTGCCGTTTGCGTTGAGCATTGACCACGAACTGTGGTGGAAATCCCCAACGGCCGACGCCCACGTGACGCTCACACTGTCGGCGATGGTCGTCATTTTAAGTCACTATTACGGCTTGAAACTGCGAGGGCCCGCTGCTTACGCCAGAGAGTACTTTAAGCCGAACCCCTTGTTCTTCCCAATCAACGTCATCGAGGAATTTGCCAAAATTTTAACGCTCGGCTTGCGTCTGTTCGGGAACATTTACGCCGGGGAAGTGTTGCTCGGCTTGCTCGTGTTGGGGTACAACGCTGGCTTTTTTGCCATGCTCGGCGCAGCCATTCCGATGCTGGTCTGGCAAGGGTTCAGTATTTTTGTCGGGACCATTCAGGCCTTTATCTTTACCGTGTTGACGCTGGCCTACATGAAGCAAAAAATTGAAGGGCACTAA
- a CDS encoding ATP synthase subunit I — MSELRVRVHRLVKTMCYLLALFVLGLAFTEYKHVFAGLILGAVVSLVNALYTAVKVHQFGKRVAAGLKPRGLGMMTRFSLVALAALIAIRYAETFHLPSLAVGLILATVILYIDGLVYSYRLRQSDVERGED; from the coding sequence ATGAGCGAATTGAGAGTGCGGGTTCACCGCCTAGTCAAAACGATGTGCTACCTTCTCGCTCTGTTTGTCCTGGGTCTTGCGTTTACCGAGTACAAGCACGTGTTTGCGGGTTTGATCCTGGGCGCCGTTGTCAGTCTCGTCAACGCCTTGTACACGGCCGTCAAAGTGCATCAATTCGGCAAACGGGTGGCGGCCGGACTGAAGCCCCGCGGTCTCGGCATGATGACGCGGTTTAGCTTGGTGGCGCTGGCAGCTTTGATCGCCATCCGCTACGCTGAGACGTTCCACTTGCCGTCACTTGCCGTCGGACTCATCCTCGCCACCGTTATACTGTATATTGACGGACTGGTCTACAGTTACCGTCTCCGCCAGTCAGACGTTGAAAGGGGGGAAGATTAG
- a CDS encoding AtpZ/AtpI family protein yields the protein MKKDTSSPWRAFGLFGALGMQTAVWIVAGLFAGRWLDSVLGTGPIFLVVGILSGVVLGIVGTILLIKRFLGDGL from the coding sequence TTGAAGAAGGACACATCGAGCCCGTGGCGTGCCTTCGGTCTGTTTGGGGCACTCGGGATGCAGACGGCCGTTTGGATCGTCGCCGGCCTTTTCGCAGGCCGCTGGTTGGACAGCGTGCTCGGCACGGGTCCTATCTTTCTCGTGGTTGGCATCCTGTCCGGAGTGGTCTTAGGCATTGTCGGAACGATCCTTTTGATCAAGCGTTTTTTGGGAGACGGTTTATGA
- the upp gene encoding uracil phosphoribosyltransferase: protein MSKVHILDHPLIQHKLTYIRDKRTGTKEFRELVDEVSTLMAYEITRGMPLKEVKVETPVAPATCHVISGKKVGVIPILRAGLGMVDGILKLIPAAKVGHIGLYRDPDTHEPVEYYAKLPSDIEERELIVTDPMLATGGSAAAAIHMLKEKGAHNVKLMCIIAAPEGIERVQKQHPDVEIFVAAVDEKLNEKCYIVPGLGDAGDRLFGTK, encoded by the coding sequence TTGAGCAAAGTACACATACTCGACCATCCCCTTATTCAGCACAAATTGACCTACATTCGGGACAAGCGAACCGGAACGAAAGAGTTCCGCGAACTCGTCGACGAAGTGTCCACGCTGATGGCTTACGAGATTACACGCGGAATGCCGCTCAAAGAGGTGAAGGTGGAAACGCCTGTCGCCCCGGCAACGTGTCACGTCATATCCGGTAAAAAAGTGGGGGTCATTCCGATTTTGCGTGCCGGTCTCGGCATGGTGGACGGCATTTTGAAACTCATTCCGGCGGCGAAAGTCGGCCACATCGGACTGTATCGCGATCCGGATACGCACGAACCGGTCGAATACTACGCCAAGCTGCCATCCGACATTGAAGAGCGGGAACTGATCGTCACGGACCCGATGCTGGCCACGGGCGGGTCTGCGGCGGCAGCCATTCACATGCTCAAAGAGAAAGGAGCCCACAACGTCAAGCTGATGTGCATTATCGCCGCCCCTGAAGGCATTGAGCGCGTGCAAAAACAACATCCGGACGTCGAAATTTTTGTCGCCGCCGTGGACGAAAAACTGAACGAAAAATGTTACATCGTTCCCGGTTTAGGCGATGCCGGAGACCGCTTGTTCGGGACAAAATAA
- the glyA gene encoding serine hydroxymethyltransferase has translation MEHVRQSDPQVADTIAKELKRQREKIELIASENFVSRAVLEAMGTVLTNKYAEGYPGKRYYGGCEYVDVVEDIARDRAKALFGADHANVQPHSGSQANMAVYTVALQPGDKVLGMNLAHGGHLTHGSPVNFSGQQYEFVDYGVDKDTHQIDYDDVRRIALKEKPKLLVAGASAYPRIIDFEKLGQIAKEVGALFMVDMAHIAGLVATGHHPNPVPHADFVTTTTHKTLRGPRGGMILCKAEHAKAVDKAIFPGIQGGPLMHVIAAKAVALGEAQQDHFKQYSEKIVANAKALAQSLLDEGFDLISGGTDNHLILIDVRNLNLTGKRAEELLDLVGITTNKNSIPFDPEKPFVTSGLRIGTPAVTTRGFDEAAMEEIAGIMALTLKNPESESAHNEARKRVADLCEKYPLYPDLHA, from the coding sequence TTGGAACACGTCCGGCAAAGCGATCCGCAAGTGGCGGACACCATCGCAAAAGAATTGAAACGGCAGCGAGAAAAAATTGAACTCATCGCTTCAGAAAACTTCGTCAGCCGCGCCGTACTGGAAGCGATGGGAACGGTGTTGACGAACAAATACGCCGAAGGGTACCCCGGCAAACGGTATTACGGCGGCTGTGAATATGTGGACGTCGTCGAAGACATTGCGCGGGACCGAGCTAAAGCCCTGTTCGGGGCCGACCACGCCAACGTTCAACCCCATTCCGGTTCGCAAGCGAACATGGCGGTTTACACTGTCGCCCTTCAACCGGGAGACAAAGTGCTCGGCATGAACCTTGCCCACGGGGGTCACTTGACGCACGGCAGCCCGGTGAACTTTTCCGGACAACAGTACGAGTTTGTCGACTACGGCGTCGACAAGGACACCCACCAAATCGACTACGACGACGTGCGGCGCATCGCGCTGAAGGAGAAGCCGAAACTGCTCGTCGCCGGAGCGAGCGCCTACCCGCGCATCATCGACTTTGAAAAGCTGGGACAGATCGCCAAAGAAGTCGGGGCCTTGTTTATGGTGGACATGGCGCACATTGCCGGTCTCGTGGCGACGGGGCATCATCCGAATCCAGTGCCACACGCCGACTTTGTCACGACGACAACCCATAAAACGTTGCGCGGGCCGCGGGGTGGCATGATTTTGTGCAAAGCTGAACACGCCAAAGCTGTGGACAAAGCGATCTTTCCCGGTATTCAAGGCGGACCGCTCATGCATGTCATTGCCGCGAAAGCCGTCGCCCTCGGCGAAGCTCAACAAGACCATTTTAAACAGTACTCCGAAAAAATCGTCGCCAACGCGAAAGCACTGGCGCAATCTCTTCTCGACGAAGGATTCGATCTCATTTCGGGCGGTACCGACAATCACCTGATCCTCATCGATGTGCGCAACTTAAACCTTACCGGAAAAAGAGCCGAAGAGCTTTTGGACCTTGTCGGAATTACCACCAACAAAAACAGCATCCCGTTCGATCCAGAAAAGCCGTTTGTCACAAGCGGTTTGCGAATCGGGACACCGGCGGTCACGACGCGTGGCTTTGACGAAGCGGCCATGGAAGAAATCGCCGGCATCATGGCGCTGACGCTGAAAAACCCGGAAAGCGAGTCCGCCCACAACGAAGCGCGCAAGCGAGTCGCCGACTTGTGTGAGAAGTACCCGCTCTACCCGGATTTACACGCTTGA
- a CDS encoding TIGR01440 family protein, with protein sequence MRVTSHISQQVEQVLDELLDVMPLSENHILVVGVSTSEVLGERIGTAGNRDVAKAVFAPVEKLSGEHGFHVAFQCCEHLNRALVVRRETLERFRLDEVTVVPAPNAGGSMAAYVYRQWPDAVMAESVQAHAGIDIGDTFIGMHLRPVAVPVRPSVKRIGQAHVTVARTRPKLIGGHRAVYVLDGE encoded by the coding sequence ATCCGTGTGACGTCCCACATCTCGCAACAGGTCGAGCAGGTGCTGGATGAGCTGCTGGACGTGATGCCCCTTTCTGAAAATCACATTCTCGTCGTCGGGGTGAGTACGAGCGAAGTCCTCGGGGAGCGGATCGGGACAGCAGGGAACCGTGACGTGGCCAAAGCTGTCTTTGCTCCTGTGGAAAAATTGAGCGGCGAACACGGCTTTCACGTCGCCTTCCAATGCTGTGAACATTTAAACCGCGCCCTCGTCGTCCGTCGGGAAACACTGGAACGGTTCAGGCTGGACGAAGTGACCGTCGTCCCTGCTCCGAACGCGGGCGGTTCGATGGCAGCCTACGTTTACCGGCAGTGGCCCGATGCTGTCATGGCCGAAAGTGTACAAGCCCACGCTGGTATCGACATCGGGGACACCTTCATTGGCATGCACTTGCGGCCGGTCGCCGTGCCGGTGCGTCCGTCCGTGAAACGAATCGGACAAGCCCATGTCACCGTCGCCCGGACGCGCCCGAAACTCATCGGCGGCCACCGCGCCGTCTACGTGCTGGACGGCGAGTGA
- the rpiB gene encoding ribose 5-phosphate isomerase B, with protein sequence MKIAIGSDHGGYHLKEEIKTVLADLEVEIEDVGCDCTDSVDYADYALPVAEKVAEGKADRGILICGTGLGMSISANKVKGIRCAVVTDTYSARMSREHNDANVLALGERVTGPGLAADIVKVWLQTEFAGGRHERRIGKIHEIEAKN encoded by the coding sequence ATGAAAATTGCCATCGGTTCTGATCACGGCGGATACCACTTGAAAGAAGAAATTAAAACGGTGCTGGCGGATTTAGAGGTGGAAATAGAAGATGTCGGGTGTGATTGCACTGACTCTGTCGACTACGCGGACTACGCCCTTCCCGTTGCGGAGAAAGTCGCTGAAGGAAAAGCGGACCGGGGGATTCTCATTTGCGGCACCGGGCTGGGCATGTCTATCAGTGCAAACAAAGTGAAAGGCATCCGTTGTGCTGTGGTCACCGACACCTACTCCGCGCGCATGAGTCGGGAGCACAACGACGCCAACGTGCTCGCACTGGGAGAGCGCGTCACAGGCCCTGGGCTGGCGGCAGACATTGTCAAAGTGTGGTTGCAGACTGAATTCGCCGGCGGCCGTCACGAGCGGCGCATCGGCAAAATTCACGAGATTGAAGCGAAAAACTAG
- a CDS encoding low molecular weight protein arginine phosphatase gives MRMRILFVCTGNTCRSPMAEGLFRRLARESELDVDVRSAGVAAIPGADFADNAVTVLKEREALFEGSATAVSPEIMAWADIVLVMTAQHKQSLSARFTEHAGKIHLLKEYVNENERERRQSQNADRPKENGEAPASNDITDPVGGTLDDYRHCADELESLLRRLVARLKAQGT, from the coding sequence ATGCGTATGCGCATCCTGTTCGTCTGTACCGGGAACACATGCCGCAGCCCAATGGCGGAAGGGCTCTTTCGCCGTTTGGCGCGTGAATCGGAATTAGACGTCGATGTCAGGTCGGCGGGTGTCGCCGCCATACCGGGGGCTGATTTTGCTGACAACGCCGTGACTGTACTCAAGGAGCGGGAGGCCCTTTTTGAAGGAAGTGCAACGGCTGTCAGCCCGGAAATCATGGCGTGGGCTGACATCGTGCTGGTGATGACGGCGCAGCACAAGCAATCGTTGTCCGCCCGCTTTACAGAACATGCCGGTAAAATTCACTTGCTGAAGGAATACGTAAACGAGAACGAGAGGGAAAGGAGGCAGTCCCAGAACGCGGACCGACCAAAAGAAAACGGGGAAGCTCCTGCGAGTAACGACATAACCGATCCGGTAGGTGGCACACTAGATGACTACCGACATTGTGCGGACGAGCTGGAATCACTCCTTCGCCGGTTAGTCGCCCGCCTGAAAGCCCAAGGGACCTGA
- a CDS encoding manganese efflux pump MntP family protein, whose amino-acid sequence MVLDPESLGQFVTLSMIAVALGMDAFSLGLSIGIRGLVFRKIYVISLLIGLFHFLMPLLGISIGRWLGEVMGTVAAYTGGVLLCALGINMIWSGFRGETARVSWNDSSLWKMVLLSLGVSVDSLSTGLSLGLFSANMTLAASMLGIGGGVMAGIGLTVGRFAGRWLGDYGELVGGPSYCLSALNFCCDHIRFYLRRECDAYAHPVRLYREHMPQPNGGRALSPFGA is encoded by the coding sequence ATGGTATTAGATCCGGAAAGCTTGGGGCAGTTCGTAACCTTGTCAATGATCGCCGTCGCTCTTGGGATGGACGCCTTTTCCCTCGGGTTGAGCATCGGAATCCGCGGCCTCGTTTTTCGAAAAATATACGTCATCAGCCTCTTGATCGGTTTGTTTCACTTTTTGATGCCGCTCCTCGGGATCAGCATCGGCAGGTGGCTCGGGGAAGTCATGGGGACCGTCGCCGCGTATACAGGGGGCGTACTGCTTTGTGCGCTGGGGATTAACATGATCTGGTCCGGGTTTCGCGGTGAGACAGCCCGCGTGTCGTGGAATGATTCGTCGTTGTGGAAAATGGTCCTGCTGTCTTTGGGTGTCAGTGTCGATTCCCTGTCGACGGGACTTTCCCTTGGCTTGTTTTCCGCGAATATGACCCTTGCGGCCAGCATGCTCGGCATCGGGGGCGGCGTGATGGCGGGCATCGGACTGACCGTCGGCCGCTTCGCCGGCAGGTGGTTGGGCGATTACGGTGAGTTGGTGGGGGGACCATCCTACTGTCTTTCGGCATTAAATTTTTGTTGTGATCACATTCGTTTTTACCTAAGGAGGGAGTGTGATGCGTATGCGCATCCTGTTCGTCTGTACCGGGAACACATGCCGCAGCCCAATGGCGGAAGGGCTCTTTCGCCGTTTGGCGCGTGA
- a CDS encoding L-threonylcarbamoyladenylate synthase, with the protein MKTRVWTVYLHQRKTTLTEHPAIQEAASRLREGALIAFPTETVYGLGADAQNDKAVQSIFRAKGRPGDNPLIVHIGEHSQLSDIAAHVPSVAEKLMDRFWPGPLTLVLPSAGTVSDNVTAGLPTVAVRLPEHPVARALLQVARCPVAAPSANRSGRPSPTEARHVLDDLDGRIDGVIDSGPTGYGLESTVLDVTGDEPALLRPGGITVEQLERVLGSVTTDPTLIDNATDRAPRSPGMKYRHYAPQGEMTLVGGSEGDMVRRIQALADQYRAEGLKVGILTTEERKEEYRADVVVACGSRKALPTVARGLYRALRQFDDAGVERVLAESFPECGWGRTIMNRLRKAAGGRVI; encoded by the coding sequence ATGAAAACACGCGTATGGACCGTCTACCTCCATCAGCGGAAGACGACGCTAACGGAACATCCTGCGATCCAAGAGGCGGCTTCCCGCTTAAGAGAAGGGGCGTTAATTGCCTTTCCGACCGAGACGGTGTACGGCCTCGGGGCTGATGCCCAAAACGACAAGGCCGTCCAGTCCATCTTTCGTGCCAAAGGGCGGCCTGGGGATAATCCGCTCATAGTGCACATTGGCGAACACTCTCAGCTGTCAGACATCGCGGCACACGTGCCGTCCGTTGCTGAGAAGTTAATGGATCGCTTCTGGCCGGGGCCGTTGACGCTCGTGCTCCCGTCGGCCGGGACGGTGTCGGACAACGTGACGGCCGGCTTGCCGACGGTGGCCGTACGGCTGCCGGAACATCCTGTTGCACGGGCTTTACTGCAGGTGGCGAGGTGTCCGGTGGCGGCCCCCAGCGCCAACCGTTCCGGCCGCCCGAGCCCGACAGAGGCCCGTCACGTATTAGACGATTTAGACGGGCGCATCGACGGAGTGATCGACAGCGGCCCAACAGGGTACGGACTGGAATCGACGGTATTAGACGTCACAGGGGATGAGCCGGCGCTTCTGCGGCCCGGAGGAATTACTGTCGAACAGCTGGAACGCGTATTGGGGTCGGTCACGACAGACCCCACTCTCATCGACAACGCAACGGACCGTGCTCCGCGCTCTCCGGGCATGAAATACCGCCATTACGCACCGCAGGGGGAAATGACGTTAGTGGGCGGAAGCGAAGGGGACATGGTCCGTCGCATTCAAGCCCTTGCCGATCAATACCGTGCCGAGGGGCTGAAAGTTGGCATCTTGACGACGGAAGAGCGAAAGGAAGAATATCGGGCCGACGTGGTCGTTGCGTGCGGCAGCCGCAAGGCGCTGCCCACTGTAGCTCGCGGTTTGTACCGCGCCTTGCGCCAGTTTGACGACGCCGGGGTAGAACGCGTGCTGGCCGAGTCGTTTCCAGAATGCGGGTGGGGACGAACGATTATGAACCGCTTGAGAAAAGCGGCTGGAGGGCGCGTCATTTAA
- a CDS encoding GNAT family N-acetyltransferase → MATIVRLATEKDVPRIERLLKKANVHASGVDKPGTTFLVVESQKRDTSQLIGTAGVELYGKKALLRSLVVDSGAGNARIGVEVMRVLLAFVQEQGVQELYLLTRMPSLFFEPLGFSKIDRDALPDDIKMSTHVQDSGSEAVTMVHWLG, encoded by the coding sequence GTGGCGACGATTGTACGGTTGGCGACAGAAAAAGACGTTCCTCGCATCGAGCGGTTGTTGAAAAAGGCGAACGTGCACGCTTCCGGTGTGGACAAGCCGGGAACGACTTTTTTAGTCGTCGAAAGTCAAAAGCGTGACACGAGTCAGTTGATCGGAACGGCTGGTGTCGAGTTGTACGGCAAGAAAGCGTTACTGCGCTCGCTCGTCGTGGACAGCGGAGCAGGAAACGCCCGCATCGGCGTCGAGGTGATGCGGGTGTTGCTCGCATTTGTCCAGGAACAAGGTGTGCAAGAACTGTACCTCTTGACGCGTATGCCGTCACTTTTCTTTGAACCGTTGGGCTTTTCAAAAATCGACCGGGACGCATTGCCTGACGACATCAAGATGAGTACACATGTGCAGGACAGTGGAAGCGAAGCGGTGACGATGGTTCATTGGCTGGGCTGA
- the spoIIR gene encoding stage II sporulation protein R, with amino-acid sequence MRKYVFIALALFVFIVNGEVQHNEAVVASSGPIPEDAIRLRILANSDAPRDQWLKRKIRDDVVDYMEQLTGEMDSLETARKLIVSRLPDIKRRAEAIARAYGFTYSVDVDYGYIPFPTKMYGNRVYPAGEYEAVRISLGSGTGANWWCVLFPPLCFVDMTNADAVTDDSAGEGRQSEPESEKRSPVEEAEGGDEVEVRFFLLDWFHDFMDKIKRAF; translated from the coding sequence ATGCGTAAGTACGTGTTTATCGCATTGGCACTTTTTGTGTTTATTGTCAATGGAGAAGTTCAACACAATGAAGCCGTTGTCGCGTCTTCTGGACCGATACCTGAAGACGCGATTCGCCTCAGAATTCTGGCCAACAGTGACGCCCCCCGAGACCAGTGGTTAAAACGAAAAATACGTGATGACGTCGTCGACTACATGGAACAACTGACCGGCGAAATGGACAGCCTCGAGACGGCGCGCAAGCTCATCGTCAGCCGCTTGCCAGACATCAAGCGTCGGGCGGAAGCGATAGCCCGAGCGTACGGCTTCACGTACAGTGTAGACGTCGATTACGGGTACATCCCGTTTCCGACGAAAATGTACGGAAACCGCGTCTACCCGGCGGGCGAGTATGAGGCGGTCAGAATTTCCCTCGGCTCGGGTACCGGAGCCAATTGGTGGTGCGTCCTCTTTCCCCCCCTGTGCTTTGTCGACATGACCAATGCCGATGCGGTAACCGACGATAGCGCAGGAGAAGGCAGACAGTCGGAGCCGGAAAGTGAAAAGCGATCGCCCGTCGAGGAAGCAGAAGGCGGAGACGAAGTCGAAGTTCGTTTCTTCCTTCTCGATTGGTTTCACGACTTTATGGACAAAATTAAGCGTGCTTTTTAG
- the prmC gene encoding peptide chain release factor N(5)-glutamine methyltransferase, producing the protein MVRTIREAHRWAFSFLQQNGGQSAEDARFIAERLLRHLLGWDRARFFAALDEPFPEELWPALRRLIEEKGQGMPLQYLVGSQEFYGREFRVSPHVLIPRPETECLVESVLERADTLWQTAAPSVVDVGCGSGAIAVTLAKERPSWDVTAIDLSKDALRTARDNAARHKVERRIRFLQGDLLIPLVEGKERVDIVVSNPPYIPTRDLETLAVEVREHEPRLALDGGEDGLDVYRRLAAMLKDVVKRPKGIVALEVGAGQSREVASLLHQSLPHGKIDVVKDLAGIDRVVVLYWTC; encoded by the coding sequence ATGGTGAGAACGATCCGAGAAGCCCATCGTTGGGCTTTTTCCTTTTTACAACAAAACGGAGGGCAGTCGGCGGAAGATGCCCGCTTTATTGCGGAGCGGTTGCTGCGCCACTTGTTGGGGTGGGATCGCGCCCGTTTTTTTGCGGCCTTGGATGAACCGTTTCCTGAAGAGTTGTGGCCAGCGTTGCGCCGCTTAATTGAGGAGAAGGGTCAAGGCATGCCGCTGCAATACTTGGTCGGATCACAGGAATTTTACGGGCGGGAGTTTCGCGTTTCGCCGCACGTTCTCATTCCACGTCCCGAAACTGAGTGTCTCGTCGAATCGGTATTGGAGCGAGCGGATACCTTATGGCAAACCGCTGCCCCTTCCGTTGTCGATGTCGGATGCGGTAGCGGGGCCATCGCCGTTACGCTGGCAAAGGAACGGCCGTCATGGGATGTGACTGCCATCGACTTGTCGAAAGACGCGTTGCGAACAGCTCGGGACAACGCCGCACGGCATAAAGTGGAACGGCGCATCCGTTTCCTGCAAGGCGATTTGTTGATCCCTCTCGTTGAAGGGAAGGAACGCGTCGACATCGTCGTCTCCAATCCCCCTTACATTCCGACTCGGGATCTTGAGACACTGGCAGTCGAAGTGCGGGAACACGAGCCGAGATTGGCGTTGGACGGCGGAGAGGATGGATTGGACGTTTACCGACGGCTGGCGGCCATGCTGAAAGATGTGGTGAAACGTCCAAAGGGGATAGTGGCACTGGAAGTCGGCGCTGGTCAGAGTCGAGAAGTGGCGTCCTTGTTACACCAAAGCCTTCCGCACGGTAAGATCGACGTCGTCAAGGACCTGGCTGGGATCGACCGCGTCGTCGTTTTGTACTGGACCTGCTGA